TCCCGAACTCCCTCTCTGCGCGAGGATGGAGGTGTCCCAATGTTGGGGACGCAGCGACATCGGAAAGGAAAGTAACCAATGAAAACGAAAGCAACGGCTGCGGAACTGGTGGCTGAGGCTCGGAGCTCGATCGAGAACCTTTCGGTCGAGGAGGTGGTCGCGGAGCGCAAGGGCGGCAATGCTCTGCTGGTGGACATCCGCGAAGCAGAGGAACTGGCGGCGACCGGCATGATCCAGGGCGCGGTCCATGCCCCTCGCGGCATGATCGAGTTCTATGCCGATCCAGCGAGCCCCTATCACCGCAGCGAATTCGATCCCGGCGCACGGGTCATTCTCTATTGCGCGTCGAGTGGCCGTTCGGCGCTCGCGGTCAAGTCATTG
The nucleotide sequence above comes from Thermomicrobiales bacterium. Encoded proteins:
- a CDS encoding rhodanese-like domain-containing protein, whose protein sequence is MKTKATAAELVAEARSSIENLSVEEVVAERKGGNALLVDIREAEELAATGMIQGAVHAPRGMIEFYADPASPYHRSEFDPGARVILYCASSGRSALAVKSLQELGYTNIAHLDGGLKAWKAASLPLQVQ